GCTGCGGATCGCCTGGCGGGCGCTGACCTTCGCGGGGCTGTGCGGGGACGAGCTGCTCTCGACGATGCAGCAGGTCCTGGAGCACGAGCGGGAGAGCGACGAGATCTTCGCGACGCTCTGCACCGTCGACATCGCGCCCGACGGACGCCGGGCAGGCCTCTGCCTCGCCGGGCACCCGTCACCGCTGATCGCCCGGCAGGGACGGGCGGCGCGGCTGCTCCCGTACGAGGACGGCGGCCCGGCCCTGGGGCTGCTGCCGCGCGCCCGCTGGCCGCGCCGCCAGGTGGAGCTGGGCGGGGCGTGGAGCCTGCTCATGTACACGGACGGACTGATCGAGGGCCGCTCGGCCGGCCCCGGCTCGCCGCGGCTCGGCCAGGACGGGATGGTCGAGATGATCAACCGGCAGCTGACCGAGGGCCTGCGGGGCGAAGAGCTCCTGGAGGCGGCCGTGACGGAGGTGCGGTCGCTCAACGGCGGCGAGCTGACGGACGACGTCGCTGTCCTGGCCCTGGAACGGGACAGGGCCCGGGGGTAAGCCCCAGGCCCTGCCGTGCACGTGTTTCCTACGCTCCGCTACCGGCCGCCGTTGTAGGGGCCGTACGGTCCGTCGCTGCTGGAGCCGCCGCCACGGCGGCCCCCGCCTCCGCCGGAGACCTGCGCGAGCGCGGGGCGCACGTCCACCATGAAGACGATGGCGGCGATGACCCCGGCGATCTGCAGGAACAGCATCGGCACCAGCAGATTCAGGGCGAGGTTGATGCCCAGGATGATCAGCCAGAACTTCTTCGTCTGCTTCTCGGCGGCGCGGTAGGCATCCTCGCGCGCCATGGCGGCGAAGACGAGCGCGGCCACGGCGAAGCCGGTGAAGATCAGGAAGATCACCAGGTTGAGAAGGGAGTCGAATCCCGCGCGCAACATGCTGAGCACCGCCTAGTGGTGATGTGGAGAAAGCGCCTCGCGGTCAAGGTACCCGTTACAACGCGTCGGGTACCCGTATTGGTGCCCGCCCTTCCCCTGCTCCCTTACTTCTTCACTCCTTCTCGGCGGCGACCGTCGCCTTCTTGGCGGGGGCCTTGCGAGCGGTGGTCTTCCTGGCAGACGCCTTCTCGGCGTCGGCCTCGGCGTCGGCCTCGGCGACCGGCTCGTCCGCGACAGGCGTCTCGTCCGCCACCGGCTCGACGACGACGGCGATCTCCGTGATCTCCTCGGCGGCCTCGCCGCGCCAGGTCTTGACGGCCTCCTCGCCGTGGGCGGCGACCTCCTCGTACTTCTCGCGCGCCTTGACCGCGTACTCGGCGGCCACGCCCACGCCGCGGAGGGCGAGGTCCTGGGCGGTCTCGCCGAGCTTCTTGAGGTCCGTGTCGAGACCGCCGACGACCTCGGCGAACTTCGACTGCACGGTGACCTGGGCCTCCTTGGCCTGCGCGGTCACCTTCTCCTGCACGGCCTTCGGGTCGGTCTTCCGCACGGCCTCGATACGGGCAGGCGCCTCGGCGGCGATCTGCTCGATCAGGCCGGGGACCTTCTTGGCCTGCCGCACGGCGAGGTCGGCGGTGCCGGCGGCGAAGTAGAGAGGGGTACGCAGTTCGTCGATGATGGCCATGCTGGTGGTCCTCCCGGGTGTGACGTAGGTACTAACGCGAAGGCGATTCGGCATCGGGCGCGGCGGCGGCCGGACCATCGGTTGCGGCGGCGGCCTCGGCGGCAGCCTTGGCGGCGGCCTCGGCCTCGGCGAGGTTCTCCTTGCGGAACGAGTCGTAGATCTGGAGCAGCACCTGCTTCTGCCGCTCGTTGATCGAGGGATCGGCCAGGATGACAGCGCGCGTCTCCAGCTCCTCCCGCTCCTTCTCGTCGAGGATCCCGGCCCGCACGTAGAGCGTCTCGGCGGAGATCCGCAGGGCCTTGGCGACCTGCTGCAACACCTCGGCGCTGGGCTTCCGCAGCCCGCGCTCGATCTGACTCAGGTACGGATTCGACACGCCGGCGGCGTCGGCGAGCTGCCGCAGGGACAGCTGCGCGGTCCTCCGCTGCTCGCGGAGGTACTCACCGAGATTGCCGACGTTGAGCGATGCCATGCCCCGACCATGCCAGCCTCCGCTAACTATTGCAAGCAGGCGCTTGCAATAGTGTCGCGGTGGCGTGGTGGCCCTTGTGGACTCGGCCGAGCTTGGCAGGTGACCCGCCGGTAGGGTCGCGCGCATGGGGTGGGGATGGGATGCGGTCGACTGGGCTGGGCTGAAGCACAACTACGGGTCTGCCGACGACATACCCGGCCTGCTCCGCCGATGCGAGGGTCCGGATGCGGACGACGCCTCGGCCGAGCTGATCAACCTGCTCTTCCATCAAGGTGGCTGGATCTGTTCCGCCGCGTCGGCCGCACTGCCCTTCGTGCTCCGCCTGGCCGCGACACCGCAGGTGCCGAGCCGCGTCGCGATGCTGAAGCTGGTGGCGATGCTGGCAGCGGAAGCCGGTCGGGTCCAAGCCCGGTTCCTCGACCTCGGCTGGGTACCCGCGTGGGAACAGGCCCTGCCCGTGGTGCTGGGTCTGCTGGACGACCCCGAGCCGGAGATCCGGCGGGACGCAGCCGATGTGCTCCGTGTCTGTGAAAGCCCCGGTGAGTCGGTTCTTCCTGGGCTGCTCCGGTGCTGGGAGGCGGAGGACGATCCGGCAACCCGCCTCGACCTGGTTCTCGCACTGGGCCAGGCGGCCCGGCGCGCGCCGGTCGGCGGGCAGGGCTCCGAGGTCTTCCGCCTGCTCCGTCGTCTGCTCGACTCTCCGGAGGCGCAGATACGCCTGGCGGCAGTGCACGCGCTCGCCCCGAAGGACCCGGGCCTGCCTACCCGGCGGCTCGGCCTCGTGCTCGAAGCGGTCCGCGATCCCACCGTCGAACTGTGGCACCACACCAGCTCGCTACGGGCCGGGGCACAGCGTGTCCACCACTGGACCGGAGGGCTGGTCACCGGCCCCGCCCCGGGCTTCGCGCTCGGTCTGCTGGCGGACCATCACGACGAGGACCAGCGGATCGGTGCCCTGGCCCAGGCGGGCAGGCTGCTGTCCCAGTGGCGCTCACCGACCGCCGCCCTTCTGCCACGCCTCGTCGCACGACTCGGCGATCCCGCCCCCGAAGTCCGCTTCCGGGCCGCCGAGCTGCTGGCCTGCCTCGGCCCGGCGGCCGCTGCCCACGCCGACGAGGTCGCCACGCTCCTCCCCGACACCGCCGCCCGCACCACGCGCAGACGGGAGCCCGTCGGCGAGGCCGCTCTGTGGGCTCTGGCCCGGATGAACGATCCGCGCTGCCTGCCGGGGGTGATCGAACTGATCGCCGGCAAACGCTCCGGCTTCGCATCGGCTTCCGCTCACTACCCCGCGACACACCTGCACCCTGTCGTCCTCCCCGCGCTCCCCGAGGTGCTGGGCTGCCTTCCGAACCACACCGGACTGTTCCTCCCCTCCATCTGCGACCAGCTCGTCACCGCCACGGACGACCGCCTGCTCAACGGGCTCTGCGACGTACTCGCGGCCTGGGGGCCCGCGGCAGAGGCCGCGGTTCCACAGCTGCTCGGCCTGCTGGAGGACGACCGGACGTGGCCCGCGGCGGCGAAGGCCCTGGCAGGAATCGGCTCGGCGGGGAACGGAGCACGGGACCTGCTTCTGTCCCGGTCGCGTGCCGCCGGACCGCACACGGACCTCGCGGCTTGGGCGTACTGGAAAGTCGGCGGCGAACCCGGGCCGGCCCTGGAAGTCCTCGGCCACGGCGACGCCTCGCGAGGGCGCCCCCACCCTGTCCTGCGCAAGCTCGCGGACCTGGGACCGCACGCCGCCCCCTGCGCCGACCGGCTCAGGGCGATGACGGCCGAGACCGACCCCTGGACTCGCGTCGAGGCAGCACACGCCCTGTGGGCCGCGACCGGCGACGTGGAAACCGTTGTTCCGGTGCTGACGACGGTCGTGCAGGATCTGGCCGAGGGCACCTACCAACCCGTCATGCTCCCCGCGGTGGACCACCTCGCCCGGCTCGGACAGGCGGCCCGGCCTGCCGCGCACCTCTTGCGCGACGTACCCGCTCGTGACCAGCGGCTGCGTACCAGCGGCGGCTGGCGAGGCTTCATCCAGGACGAGAGGATCCGCACCGCCGTCGGGAAGCTGCTCAGCGCATCCGGTCCCTCCGCGTGAGGTGAGCTGAGGTGAGCTGAGGTGAGTGATCCTGCGGATCCGTGTCGCGGGGATGTCTCCCCGGTGGTGGACGAGACAGGCGTCCGTCTTCGGCCCGAGGGCTATCCCTGCGAATCGTCGAGGGCCTGGTAGAGCGTGGTCCAGAAGTCGTGGATGAGGCGCGTGGAGTCGGGGGTGGACATGCCTACCTGGGTGAGCAGGATTCCGGTGAGCCCGTTCTCCGGGTCGGCGTAGGCCGTGGTGCCGGTGCCGCCGTCCCAGCCGAACTGGCCGACGGGCGCGTAGTCGCCGCGGTGGGTGCGGACCGCCATCCCGAAGCCCCAGCCGCCGTGCTGTCCCAGGCCGACCGTGGCGTGGGCGATGTTCCTGTACATGGTGTCCCGGGCGGCTTGCTGCCCGGGCGTGAGGCGGTTGGTGGTCATCAGCTCGACAGCGGGTCGGGACAGGATCCGTTCGCCACCGTGCATGCCGTGGTTCAGCAGCATCCGGAAGTAGGCGTGGTAGTCGTCGACGGTGGAGACCAGGCCGCCACCGGCGCCTTGGAACGCCGGAGGCCGGCTCGTCCTGCCGCCTTCCGCCTCGTCCCACACCAGGAACTCGCCGGTCCGCGGGTCCGGCCCGTAGAGGGGCGGCAGCCGGTCGATCTTGTCGGCGGGCACGTGGAATCCGGTGTCCTTCATCCCCAGCGGATCGAGGACGCGCTCGCGCAGGAACGTCTCCAGCGGCCGGCCCGCGACCCTGGCGACCAGCACGCCCAGCACCTCGTTGCTCAGGTCGTACTGCCACCGCTCCCCGGGCTGGTACGACAGGGGCAGTTCGCCGA
The sequence above is a segment of the Streptomyces sp. NBC_01255 genome. Coding sequences within it:
- a CDS encoding DUF2516 family protein; the protein is MLRAGFDSLLNLVIFLIFTGFAVAALVFAAMAREDAYRAAEKQTKKFWLIILGINLALNLLVPMLFLQIAGVIAAIVFMVDVRPALAQVSGGGGGRRGGGSSSDGPYGPYNGGR
- a CDS encoding helix-turn-helix domain-containing protein yields the protein MASLNVGNLGEYLREQRRTAQLSLRQLADAAGVSNPYLSQIERGLRKPSAEVLQQVAKALRISAETLYVRAGILDEKEREELETRAVILADPSINERQKQVLLQIYDSFRKENLAEAEAAAKAAAEAAAATDGPAAAAPDAESPSR
- a CDS encoding HEAT repeat domain-containing protein — translated: MGWGWDAVDWAGLKHNYGSADDIPGLLRRCEGPDADDASAELINLLFHQGGWICSAASAALPFVLRLAATPQVPSRVAMLKLVAMLAAEAGRVQARFLDLGWVPAWEQALPVVLGLLDDPEPEIRRDAADVLRVCESPGESVLPGLLRCWEAEDDPATRLDLVLALGQAARRAPVGGQGSEVFRLLRRLLDSPEAQIRLAAVHALAPKDPGLPTRRLGLVLEAVRDPTVELWHHTSSLRAGAQRVHHWTGGLVTGPAPGFALGLLADHHDEDQRIGALAQAGRLLSQWRSPTAALLPRLVARLGDPAPEVRFRAAELLACLGPAAAAHADEVATLLPDTAARTTRRREPVGEAALWALARMNDPRCLPGVIELIAGKRSGFASASAHYPATHLHPVVLPALPEVLGCLPNHTGLFLPSICDQLVTATDDRLLNGLCDVLAAWGPAAEAAVPQLLGLLEDDRTWPAAAKALAGIGSAGNGARDLLLSRSRAAGPHTDLAAWAYWKVGGEPGPALEVLGHGDASRGRPHPVLRKLADLGPHAAPCADRLRAMTAETDPWTRVEAAHALWAATGDVETVVPVLTTVVQDLAEGTYQPVMLPAVDHLARLGQAARPAAHLLRDVPARDQRLRTSGGWRGFIQDERIRTAVGKLLSASGPSA
- a CDS encoding serine hydrolase domain-containing protein, translating into MNATNTTNTTDTSAGGFSEAGLRRLREVLERHVESKRIPGLVALVGRGGRTHVEAIGTMRHDGGAPMSRDTIFRMASTTKPVTTAAAMILLDECRLRLDEPVDPWLPELADRRVLTRPDGPLDDTVPARRPITVRDLLTSTFGLGMDFELLDSPIRAATFERTDYGVASGPAPEPDEWMRRLGELPLSYQPGERWQYDLSNEVLGVLVARVAGRPLETFLRERVLDPLGMKDTGFHVPADKIDRLPPLYGPDPRTGEFLVWDEAEGGRTSRPPAFQGAGGGLVSTVDDYHAYFRMLLNHGMHGGERILSRPAVELMTTNRLTPGQQAARDTMYRNIAHATVGLGQHGGWGFGMAVRTHRGDYAPVGQFGWDGGTGTTAYADPENGLTGILLTQVGMSTPDSTRLIHDFWTTLYQALDDSQG